GCACGCTGCTGGCCGCGTTCCCGCACACCATCAGCGCCGCGTTCCTGGTCGCCGGCACGTTCGTGTCCGGCATCGCCACCTGGTGGATGGTGCGCCTGGTGCGGAGCAAGAAGCCCGAGCTCGTCGCGCTCGCGCGGGACACGTACCGCCCCGCCGTCGTCCTCGGGGCGATCGTCATGCTGGTCTCGGGCATCGGCGTCGGCATCTCCGGCGACGTGCAGGGCAGGCTCATGTACGAGCAGCAACCGGGCAAGATGTCCGCCGCGGAGGGCCTGTGCGAGTCCGAGGAGGGGGCGGCGTTCTCCCTGCTCACCGTGGGGCCCTGGAACCCGACGTGCGACGACCTCACGCGCGTGATCTCGGTACCGGGCGTCGCAAGCTTCCTCGGCACCGGGCACTTCTCCGGACCCGAGTCCGCGCTGCCCGGCGTCAACGACGTGCAGCGCGAGATGGAGGCGCGGTTCGGCGCGACCGACGAGGCCGGCAACCCGATCAGCTACACCCCGCCGCTCGGCATCACCTACTGGTCGTTCCGCCTCATGATCGGGCTGGCCGCGTTCTCCGCTGCGCTCGCCCTGTGGGCGCTGTGGGCCACGCGCCGCGGGCGCACCTCGGACAACCCGTGGCTGTCCCGGCTCGCGATCGTCGCCATCCCGGCGCCGTTCCTCGCGTCCTCGTTCGGGTGGATCTTCACGGAGGTCGGCCGGCAGCCCTGGGTGGTCGCCCCCAACCCCACCGGCATCGACCAGGTGCGGCTGCTGACCGAGCGTGGCGTGTCCACCGCGGTGCCACCGGGCGTCGTCCTCGCCTCGCTGATCGTCTTCACGCTGCTGTACGCCGCCCTCGGCGTCGTCTGGTACCGGCTCATCCACCGGTACGCGATCGAGGGCGTGCCGCAGGTGCACGACGAGTCCCCCGAGGCCCGCGCCCGCGACATCGACGCGGACCGCCCGATGTCCTTCGCCTACTGAGCCGCGGCCGAGACAAGGAGAACTGAGATGGACCTGTCGATCCTGTGGTTCGTGCTCATCGCCGTCCTGTGGACCGGGTACCTGGTGCTCGAAGGCTTCGACTTCGGCGTCGGGATGCTGCTGTCGATCTTCCCGCGCGGCACCGCGAAGCAGAAGCACGACGAGCGCCGCGTGCTCATCAACACCATCGGCCCCGTCTGGGACGGCAACGAGGTGTGGCTGCTCACCGCCGGCGGCGCGACCTTCGCCGCCTTCCCCGAGTGGTACGCCACCCTGTTCTCAGGGTTCTACATCCCGCTGCTGCTCATCCTGGTCGCACTCATCGTGCGCGTGGTCGCGTTCGAGTACCGCGGCAAGATCGCCTCGGCGGTGTGGGCGCGTCGGTTCGACGTGCTCCTCCAGATCGGCTCGTGGGTGCCCGCGGTCCTGTGGGGCGTCGCGTTCGCCAACCTGGTGCGCGGCGTGCAGCTCGACGTCGACCACCAGTACGTGGGCGGGTTCTGGGCGCTCCTCAACCCGTTCGCGCTGCTGGGCGGCCTGACGACGCTGGTGCTGTTCCTCCTGCACGGCTCGGTGTTCCTCGCGCTCAAGACCGACGGCGAGCTGCGCCTGCGGGCACGGACGTTCGCCGCGCGGCTCTCGCTGGCCGCCGTCGTCATCGCGGGCGGCTGGGCCGTCTGGGCCCAGGTCGCGTTCTCCGTGACGTGGACGTGGGCTGCCGTCGCCGTCGCCGCGCTCTGCCTGGTCGGCGTCGTCGTCACCAACGCCCGCGGGCGCGAGAGCTGGGCCTTCACGCTCTCGGCCGTCGCGATCGTCGCCGCCGTCGTGCTGATCTTCGGGTCCATGTACCCCGACGTGATGCCCGGGCTCGACGGCGGACCGTCCCTGTCGATCGCCGCCGCGTCGTCGACCCCCTACACGCTGACCGTGATGACGTGGGTCGCCGTGATCCTCACCCCCGTCGTCATCGCCTACCAGAGCTGGACGTACTGGGTGTTCCGGCGCCGGCTGACCACGTCGGACCTGCCCGCGCCGGCCGGCCTGTCGTGGAAGAAGGTGCGCGAAGCCCTCGGCGGCGCCGACGAGCCCGCGGTCACGCCCGCCGACCTCAACTGACGGCCGCGTGAAGCCCTTCGACCCCCGCCTGCTCCAGCGCACGCGTGCCGCCCGGCGGTACGTGGTGCTCACGGCCGCCCTCGGGCTGGCGTCGGCGCTGCTCATCGTCGGCCAGGCGCTGCTCGTGGCGTCGCTGCTCGGCGCGCTGGTGGCGCACGGGTCCGTCCCGGGCCCGACGGCGCTGCGCACCCTGGGGGCGCTGGCCGGCGTGGCCGCGGGACGCGGGCTCGTGGCGTGGGCGCAGGAACGCTTCGCGCAGAAGGCCGCCGCCCGCACCATCGCCGAGCTGCGCTCCCAGCTGGTGGCGCACGCGGTGACCCTCGGCCCACGGTGGGCGTCGGGGGCCCGCCGGGCCGAGGTCGCCACCCTCGCGACGCGCGGGCTCGACGCCCTCGAGCCCTACCTGGTGCGCTACCTGCCCTCGCTCCTGCTCACCGCGCTCGTGACTCCCGCGGTGCTCGTCGTGCTCGGCGCGCTCGACTGGGTCTCGCTGCTCGTCTGCCTGGTCACGCTGCCGCTCGTGCCGCTCTTCATGTGGCTCGTCGGGCTCATGACCCAGGGCACCTCCGAGCGACGCCTCGTCGTCGTCCAACGGCTCGGGGCGCAGGTGCTGGACCTGCTGGCCGGGCTGCCCACCCTGCGCGCGTTCGGGCGCGAGATCGGGCCGGGGGCACGCGTGCGCTCGCTCGGCGAGGCGTCGAAGAAGGCGACCATGGGGACGCTGCGCGTCGCGTTCCTGTCCGGGATGGTGCTGGAGCTGCTAACCACGCTCTCGGTGGCGGTCGTCGCCGTGGGCGTCGGGCTGCGACTCGTGCACGGGTCCATGACGCTGACCGCCGGGCTGGCCGTGATCATGCTGGCGCCAGAGGTGTACCTGCCCCTGCGGGCCGTGGGAGCACAGTTCCACGCGTCGACGGACGGACTGGCGGCGGCGTCGTCGGCGTTCGCGTTGCTGGAGGCTGGCGTGGACGGGGCGGACGGGGCGGACGGGCTGGATATTGGGCCGGCTGGTGGGCTGGGGCGGGAGGTGCGAGCGGACGTCGTTCGAGAGATGGAATCGGTCGCTTCGCTCCCTCGAATCTCTCGAACGACGTCCCCTCTCCCCTCCCTCACGGATGGCGTGCAGGTATCTCCTGGTGGCGGGCTCGGGACTGGCGTGTCGGTGCGGGCTGTCGTGCTCGATGGCGTGTCGGTGCGGGCTGGGGACCGGGCCGTGGAGGCTCCGTCGGGGTTGTCGGCGCGGATCGAGCTCGGCACGGGGCGGCCGGGCGGAGGGCGCGTCATCGTGCTGCGCGGGCCCTCGGGGGCGGGGAAGTCGACGACGGTGGACGTGCTGCTCGGGCTGCTGCGTCCGGATGCGGGGAGCGTCTCCCTCGAGTTGTCAGACGCACGCAAGACCCTGAACTTGGGTGGCTCTGACACGTCGGAGGAGTGGCGGGACTGGTGGTGGTCCCAGGTCGTGTGGGTGCCGCAGCGGCCGGCCATCGCGCCCGGAACCCTTCGGGACGTGGTCGCCGGGGGCGTTCGCGGCGACGACGAGAGCGGCGCGGGCGTGCGCGACGACGACGAGCACCGGGACCACGAGCACCAGGACCGCGAGCGCGAGCGCGAGGGCTGCAGGCACAGGGTCCACAGGACCCGGGACGGTGACGCCGGGCTCCATGCGGCGGCGCGGACGACCGGGCTCGACGTCGTCGTCGCCGGGCTGGCCGACGGGTGGGACACCCGGGTCGGTGTCGGGGGCGTCGGGCTGTCGGTCGGGCAGCGGCAGCGCGTCGCGCTGACCACGGCGCTCGTCGCCGGAGCCGATCGGCCCGTCGTCGTGCTCGACGAGCCCACCGCCCACCTGGACGCCGCGGGTGAGCAGGTCGTGCTCGACACCGTGCGCGCGTGGCGTGACGCCGGACGCACCGTGATCGTCGTCGCCCACCGGGAGTCGGTCGTGGGCCTCGCGGACCAGGTGATCGACGTCCACGCCCAGGCGCTGACCGCCGAGGCGCTCACGGCGGAGGCGTACACGGCGGTGGGCGCATGAGCCGCGATCCCCTCCGGGCCGTGCTGCCCCTGCTCGAGGTGCGACCCTGGCGCGTGGTGCGGGCCGTGGTGCTCGGCGCGCTCGCGCTCGGCTGCTCCGTGGGTCTCGCCGCCGTGTCCGCCTGGCTCATCGCGCGGGCCTCGCAGATGCCGCCCGTGCTCACCCTGTCCGTCGCCGTCGTCACGGTGCGGGCCTGCGGCGTCGGGCGGGGCGTGCTCCGGTACCTGGAGCGGCTCGCCTCGCACGACGTCGCACTGGGCGGCATGGCCGCGCTGCGCGCCAACCTCTACGACGCGCTCACGCGCGGGCCCGTCACCGGGGTGGTCGGCCTGCGGCGCGGCGACCTGCTCGCCCGGGTCGGCGCGGACGTCGACGACGTCGGCGACGTCGTCGTGCGCTCGCTCGTACCGGCCGGGGTCGCCGTGGTCGTAGGGCTGGCCTCGGTGGCGCTCGTCGCGGCGTTCCTCCCGACGGCGGCGCTCACGCTGCTGGGCTGCCTGCTGCTGACGGGCGTCCTGGCTCCCTGGCTCGCCGCGCGGGCCTCGGCCGTCACGGAGGCGCGTGGCGCGCAGGCCCGCGCCGAGGTCACCGCGCGGACGCTCGCCATCCTCGAGGAGGGCCAGCAGCTCCGCGTCGCAGGCCGGCTCGACGCCGAGCTCGCCGCGCTCGCGGCCGCGGACGAGCGGCTGACCGCGGCGGGCGACGACGGCGCGCGCACCGCCGGGGTGTCCGCGGCGATCGGGGCGGCGGCCCAGACGCTGGCCGTGATCGCCGCGCTCTGGCTCGGCATGGGCGCGCTCCAGGCGGGAACCCTCGCCGAGGTCGAGCTCGCCGTCGTCGTGCTCACGCCGCTCGCCGTGTTCGAGGTGACCTCGGTGCTGCCGGGGGCGGCCGTGCAGCTCCGGCGCTCGCGCGAGGCGGCCGCCCGGCTGGCGGCGCTCCTCCCCCGCACCCCCACCCTGTCAGCCCCACGAGGGCAGCGATCCCGCCGTGCACCTGACACGCCTAGGAGCGAGGCACGCGTGTCAGGTCTTCGGGGTGCCCAGGGTCGCCGTGAGGCTGACACCTCGGGGGGTGGGGAGCTGCTCGTGCTGGAGGGGGTCTCGGCCGGGTGGCCGGGCGCGGCTGCGCCTGCCGTCGACGGGGTTGGCCTCACGTTGCGGGCCGGGTCCGTGGTCGCGCTCGCCGGGCCGTCCGGGGTGGGCAAGACGACGTTGCTGATGACGGCCGCCCGGCTGTTGCCGGCGTGCGCCGGGACCGTGCACGGCGACTCCACCACGCTGTTCCTCGCCGAGGACGGGCACGTGTTCGACACGACCGTGCTCGAGAACCTGCGGGTCGCGCGCGGCGACGTCACGCCCGACGACGCCCGGGCCGCCCTCGACGCCGTCGGCCTCACCACCTGGCTCGACGGGCTGCCCGACGGGCTCGACACCGCGCTCGGCGGCGGGGCCACCACGATGTCCGGCGGGGAGCGGCGCCGTCTGCTGGTCGCGCGCGGCCTGCTCAGCCCGGCGCGCGTGCTGCTGGTCGACGAGCCCGCGGAGCACCTCGACGCCGCAGCGGCCGACGCCGTCGTCGCTGCCCTCGCCGCTCACGCCCGCGCCACGGGTCGCGCGGTCGTCGTCGCCACGCACCGCCTCTCGGCCGCGACGGGCGCGGACGAGGTGCTGCTGCTCACGCCACCCGACGACGGTCACGTGATCCCGGCACCCGGCGGGGTCGCGGTGCCGGGCGATGCGGCGAGCACGGGGCGTGTCGACGGCGGCCGAGCGAGCCGCGCCCCCGCCGTCGTCGGCGCGCGAGGAACGCACGCCGACCTCCTGCGCGACGTGCCGCAGTATGCCTGGGCGACGGGGCGGGAGGACGCACGCGCGGCCGGGCGGGAGAACGCCGACGCGGGCGGGTAGGCGGACACACGCGCGACCGGGCGGGAGAACGCCGGCGGCCCGGTGGGAGGACGTCTACGTCGGCTGACGATCCGCCGCGATGGCCTCTCGCCCGTCGCGATAGCGTCCACCCGTGAAGATCCTCGTCCCGGGCAACGTTCCGTTCGACTCCGTGCCCAGCCTCGACGACGCCGCGGACGCCGTCGTGCCCTACGTGATGCGGGACCCGGTCCCGCCCGAGCACGCCGACGCCGACGTGCTCGTCACGTGGGCCTCCCCCGCACGGGTGCTGGAGGACGCCGCACGGCGCCTGACCCGGCTGCGGTGGGTCCAGGCGCTCAACGCCGGGCCGGACGCCGTGCTCGCCGCGGGGTTCGCCCCCGAGGTCGTCGTATCGTCCGGGCGCGGGCTGCACGACGGGACCGTCGCCGAGCACACGCTGGCCCTCGTGCTCGCGACCGTGCGCCGGATCGACCGGTCGCTGGCCGCACAGCGCGCGCACGCGTGGGACCGCGGGCTGGGCAAGGAGCAGGCCTCACGCGAGGCGGGCCCGACCTTCACGCTCGACGGCGCCCGGGTGACCCTCTGGGGCTTCGGGTCGATCGCCCTCAAGACGGCCCCGCTGCTGGCGGCGCTCGGAGCCCGGGTGACCGGCGTCGCGGGGTCGGCCGGGACACGCGGCGGGTTCCCCGTCGTCGACGAGTCCGCGCTGCCCGCCCTGCTCCCCGAAACCGACGTGCTCGTCTCGCTGCTGCCCGCCACCCCGGGGACCCAGCACGCGCTCGACGCCGCCACGCTCGCCCTGCTGCCGCCGCACGCCCGGTTCGTCAACGTGGGCCGCGGCGCGACCGTGGACGAGGAGGCCCTGGTCGCCGCCCTGGTGGCGGGTCGACTCGCGGGCGCGGCGCTGGACGTCACGGAGACGGAGCCGCTGCCCGCCGGCTCGCCGCTGTGGGACGCCCCGAACCTGATCCTCACGCCGCACGTCGCGGGCGGTCGTCCGCAGGGCGTGGCCGCGTTCCTCACGGAGCAGGTCCGCGCCTGGAAGGAGGGTGGGGCCGCGGCGCTGCGCAACGTCGTCGGCTGATCTCCGCTACCAGCGCGCGTTGGCCCCACGCGGGCGGGGCTGGCAGCGCGGGCACCAGTGGGCGCTGCGGTTCATGAACGTGTCCCGCACGATCGGTGTCCCGCAGCGGGGGCACGGCTCACCCGCACGCCCGTACGCGGCCAGGCCACGCGCGAAGTACCCCGACTCGCCGTTGACGTTGACGTACAGGGTGTCGAAGCTCGTGCCGCCGACGGCGAGGGCCTCGCGCAT
The Xylanimonas cellulosilytica DSM 15894 DNA segment above includes these coding regions:
- a CDS encoding cytochrome ubiquinol oxidase subunit I; the encoded protein is METLDLARWQFAITTVYHFILVPLTIGLAPLVAGMQTAWVVTKNERWLRLTKFFGKLLLINFALGVATGIVQEFQFGMAWSEYSRFVGDVFGAPLAMEALAAFFVESTFLGLWIFGWDRLSKKVHLACIWLLAIATNLSAYFILAANSWMQHPVGTVYNEATGRAEMESIGAILTNSTLLAAFPHTISAAFLVAGTFVSGIATWWMVRLVRSKKPELVALARDTYRPAVVLGAIVMLVSGIGVGISGDVQGRLMYEQQPGKMSAAEGLCESEEGAAFSLLTVGPWNPTCDDLTRVISVPGVASFLGTGHFSGPESALPGVNDVQREMEARFGATDEAGNPISYTPPLGITYWSFRLMIGLAAFSAALALWALWATRRGRTSDNPWLSRLAIVAIPAPFLASSFGWIFTEVGRQPWVVAPNPTGIDQVRLLTERGVSTAVPPGVVLASLIVFTLLYAALGVVWYRLIHRYAIEGVPQVHDESPEARARDIDADRPMSFAY
- the cydB gene encoding cytochrome d ubiquinol oxidase subunit II, with the translated sequence MDLSILWFVLIAVLWTGYLVLEGFDFGVGMLLSIFPRGTAKQKHDERRVLINTIGPVWDGNEVWLLTAGGATFAAFPEWYATLFSGFYIPLLLILVALIVRVVAFEYRGKIASAVWARRFDVLLQIGSWVPAVLWGVAFANLVRGVQLDVDHQYVGGFWALLNPFALLGGLTTLVLFLLHGSVFLALKTDGELRLRARTFAARLSLAAVVIAGGWAVWAQVAFSVTWTWAAVAVAALCLVGVVVTNARGRESWAFTLSAVAIVAAVVLIFGSMYPDVMPGLDGGPSLSIAAASSTPYTLTVMTWVAVILTPVVIAYQSWTYWVFRRRLTTSDLPAPAGLSWKKVREALGGADEPAVTPADLN
- a CDS encoding ABC transporter ATP-binding protein/permease, with translation MKPFDPRLLQRTRAARRYVVLTAALGLASALLIVGQALLVASLLGALVAHGSVPGPTALRTLGALAGVAAGRGLVAWAQERFAQKAAARTIAELRSQLVAHAVTLGPRWASGARRAEVATLATRGLDALEPYLVRYLPSLLLTALVTPAVLVVLGALDWVSLLVCLVTLPLVPLFMWLVGLMTQGTSERRLVVVQRLGAQVLDLLAGLPTLRAFGREIGPGARVRSLGEASKKATMGTLRVAFLSGMVLELLTTLSVAVVAVGVGLRLVHGSMTLTAGLAVIMLAPEVYLPLRAVGAQFHASTDGLAAASSAFALLEAGVDGADGADGLDIGPAGGLGREVRADVVREMESVASLPRISRTTSPLPSLTDGVQVSPGGGLGTGVSVRAVVLDGVSVRAGDRAVEAPSGLSARIELGTGRPGGGRVIVLRGPSGAGKSTTVDVLLGLLRPDAGSVSLELSDARKTLNLGGSDTSEEWRDWWWSQVVWVPQRPAIAPGTLRDVVAGGVRGDDESGAGVRDDDEHRDHEHQDREREREGCRHRVHRTRDGDAGLHAAARTTGLDVVVAGLADGWDTRVGVGGVGLSVGQRQRVALTTALVAGADRPVVVLDEPTAHLDAAGEQVVLDTVRAWRDAGRTVIVVAHRESVVGLADQVIDVHAQALTAEALTAEAYTAVGA
- the cydC gene encoding thiol reductant ABC exporter subunit CydC; this encodes MSRDPLRAVLPLLEVRPWRVVRAVVLGALALGCSVGLAAVSAWLIARASQMPPVLTLSVAVVTVRACGVGRGVLRYLERLASHDVALGGMAALRANLYDALTRGPVTGVVGLRRGDLLARVGADVDDVGDVVVRSLVPAGVAVVVGLASVALVAAFLPTAALTLLGCLLLTGVLAPWLAARASAVTEARGAQARAEVTARTLAILEEGQQLRVAGRLDAELAALAAADERLTAAGDDGARTAGVSAAIGAAAQTLAVIAALWLGMGALQAGTLAEVELAVVVLTPLAVFEVTSVLPGAAVQLRRSREAAARLAALLPRTPTLSAPRGQRSRRAPDTPRSEARVSGLRGAQGRREADTSGGGELLVLEGVSAGWPGAAAPAVDGVGLTLRAGSVVALAGPSGVGKTTLLMTAARLLPACAGTVHGDSTTLFLAEDGHVFDTTVLENLRVARGDVTPDDARAALDAVGLTTWLDGLPDGLDTALGGGATTMSGGERRRLLVARGLLSPARVLLVDEPAEHLDAAAADAVVAALAAHARATGRAVVVATHRLSAATGADEVLLLTPPDDGHVIPAPGGVAVPGDAASTGRVDGGRASRAPAVVGARGTHADLLRDVPQYAWATGREDARAAGRENADAGG
- a CDS encoding phosphoglycerate dehydrogenase; the protein is MKILVPGNVPFDSVPSLDDAADAVVPYVMRDPVPPEHADADVLVTWASPARVLEDAARRLTRLRWVQALNAGPDAVLAAGFAPEVVVSSGRGLHDGTVAEHTLALVLATVRRIDRSLAAQRAHAWDRGLGKEQASREAGPTFTLDGARVTLWGFGSIALKTAPLLAALGARVTGVAGSAGTRGGFPVVDESALPALLPETDVLVSLLPATPGTQHALDAATLALLPPHARFVNVGRGATVDEEALVAALVAGRLAGAALDVTETEPLPAGSPLWDAPNLILTPHVAGGRPQGVAAFLTEQVRAWKEGGAAALRNVVG